One part of the Parabacteroides distasonis ATCC 8503 genome encodes these proteins:
- a CDS encoding SusC/RagA family TonB-linked outer membrane protein produces the protein MKQRLYDFIPVKHLCVGMSLCGIVAGTQTAQASPVFGQSSGLELPSPSIYQQSTKQISGIVKDQAGIPVIGANVIVKGTTNGVITGLDGDFLLEVPENATLEISYIGYMTQSIPINGKTTFNIILEEDTQKLDEVVVLGYGAGQRKQDLSASVGVLNNTEDLVARPVTSTESMLQGQLAGVTVQANGGDPTATPSIVIRGQGSQNGDNVLWVVDGVPGAPIASMNDIETIVVLKDAASAAIYGAQSGAGGVILVTTKKAKEGKTSLSYDATFGVRKASNVIEPLNAEEQLEMRKLSYANAGLTLPTGWDLTKNPWVGTTRTNWMDEIFRTAFYQRHNVALNVGSENASNRVSFAYDNDEGVLINTFNKNLSLRYNGKFKLNKWVTITEDVVWKNNESRSKDTDSGYTGVVAAAMYMPASATVYNPLDGTYGGTTTEDPDYIAKYGSNFADIHGDAVNPVRLLEAENRYDRTSDIWSTTSLELANIVTGLKFTSRFTYNLKNNLYKNFSPIRDEVGKPSLTNNLDETTYRADAWKTENTLTYDNTFNDMHTVGVLLSTTADHYSKRGLEVNGKDLSDESAYLQYLSYANSVSATDYLTGPDANVSLIARLAYSFNDRYFVTASWRRDYAGRLPKDNNYGDFPAVTAGWKISNESFFPKSETLNLLKIRASWGRVGNLGSIGYNYKSALLGKNYWSEQAQYGVESNKIWGNFVYNSTALNPNLTWETSEQWDLGLDVNMFDNRLSMAFDYFDKRTFNLIQSQTMNWPGTIGIDAMLVNQGEVRNRGFEAQINWNQQVNKDWSYFVSGNFSYLKNWVSDIGVKNADGTPGVWTGITKNDAYFDGSYRNLPYMYQTAEGEPLASFYLIKTDGIFQSDAEAAAYVNKDGKRIQPDAVAGDLKFVDANGDGVINDEDRQYCGSATPKTTFSFSGGFTWKKLSVSAMFQGVGGAQALYVGKYMALSDVEGNFNRSKEIMNAWSPSNTGSNIPRLSKNDPNSNFSTPSDWYLENASYLRLKNFTVSYDLSDVIRKCAHLQERNSMMSVYLSGENLFTITNYSGMDPETGGWDALKYPVSRVFSVGVKLTY, from the coding sequence ATGAAACAACGGCTTTATGATTTCATCCCTGTCAAGCATCTATGCGTAGGGATGTCTTTATGTGGCATAGTGGCAGGTACCCAAACCGCTCAAGCTTCTCCCGTCTTCGGGCAATCATCGGGCTTAGAACTTCCGAGTCCCAGCATCTACCAACAAAGTACGAAACAGATTTCCGGTATCGTCAAAGACCAGGCGGGGATTCCTGTAATTGGCGCGAACGTGATCGTAAAAGGGACGACAAACGGAGTAATCACCGGGCTCGATGGAGATTTCCTACTGGAAGTTCCGGAAAACGCTACCTTAGAGATCAGTTATATCGGTTATATGACGCAAAGTATCCCGATAAACGGGAAAACGACCTTCAACATCATCCTAGAAGAAGATACGCAGAAATTGGATGAGGTAGTCGTACTCGGTTATGGAGCGGGGCAACGCAAACAAGATCTCTCCGCTTCCGTGGGCGTGCTGAACAACACGGAAGACCTGGTGGCCCGTCCGGTTACCTCTACCGAAAGTATGTTGCAAGGGCAGTTAGCGGGTGTTACCGTACAAGCGAACGGTGGAGACCCGACGGCTACACCCTCGATAGTGATCCGTGGACAGGGCTCACAGAATGGCGATAACGTATTATGGGTTGTTGACGGTGTCCCCGGCGCACCCATCGCTTCTATGAATGATATCGAGACGATTGTCGTCTTAAAAGATGCTGCCTCTGCCGCTATCTATGGAGCGCAATCCGGAGCCGGCGGTGTTATCTTGGTAACCACCAAGAAGGCGAAAGAGGGCAAAACCTCGTTGAGCTATGACGCAACTTTCGGTGTTCGTAAAGCTAGCAACGTAATCGAGCCGTTAAATGCGGAAGAGCAACTCGAGATGCGAAAACTGTCTTACGCAAACGCAGGGCTTACATTGCCGACCGGTTGGGATTTGACCAAGAACCCATGGGTAGGTACCACACGTACCAACTGGATGGACGAGATCTTCCGCACCGCTTTCTACCAACGCCATAACGTAGCCTTGAATGTTGGTTCAGAGAATGCCTCCAACCGTGTTTCATTTGCTTACGATAATGATGAAGGTGTATTGATCAATACTTTCAACAAGAACCTTTCACTTCGTTACAACGGTAAATTCAAATTGAATAAATGGGTGACTATCACCGAAGACGTGGTTTGGAAAAACAACGAAAGCCGTTCAAAAGATACCGACAGTGGTTATACGGGAGTTGTCGCGGCGGCTATGTATATGCCTGCCAGCGCTACGGTTTACAATCCGCTGGATGGTACTTACGGTGGAACAACGACCGAAGACCCGGATTACATCGCCAAATATGGCTCCAACTTCGCAGATATCCATGGAGACGCTGTCAATCCGGTTCGCTTGCTGGAAGCGGAAAACCGCTATGACCGAACCAGCGACATCTGGAGTACGACCAGTCTGGAACTAGCTAATATCGTTACCGGCTTGAAGTTCACGAGCCGTTTCACTTACAACCTGAAGAATAATCTATATAAGAACTTCAGCCCGATCCGTGACGAGGTGGGAAAACCCTCCTTGACAAATAATCTGGATGAAACGACTTACCGTGCAGACGCATGGAAAACGGAAAACACATTGACCTACGACAATACGTTTAATGACATGCACACCGTGGGTGTCTTACTATCCACTACGGCCGATCATTACAGCAAGCGAGGATTAGAGGTTAATGGAAAAGATTTATCTGACGAATCCGCTTATTTACAATATCTATCCTATGCGAATTCCGTTTCCGCAACCGATTATTTGACCGGTCCTGACGCAAACGTATCCTTGATCGCCCGTCTGGCTTATTCCTTCAACGATCGTTACTTCGTTACAGCCTCTTGGCGTCGTGATTACGCAGGCCGTCTACCTAAAGATAATAACTATGGCGACTTTCCTGCCGTAACAGCCGGATGGAAAATCTCTAATGAATCTTTCTTCCCGAAGAGCGAGACACTGAATTTATTGAAGATCCGTGCTTCTTGGGGACGTGTCGGTAATCTAGGATCTATCGGTTATAATTACAAATCAGCTTTATTAGGTAAGAATTATTGGTCGGAGCAGGCACAGTACGGCGTAGAATCGAACAAGATTTGGGGAAACTTCGTCTATAACTCTACCGCATTAAATCCCAACTTAACATGGGAAACTTCCGAGCAATGGGACTTAGGTCTAGATGTGAACATGTTCGACAATCGCTTGAGCATGGCATTCGACTATTTCGACAAACGCACGTTCAACTTGATCCAGTCGCAAACGATGAACTGGCCGGGAACGATCGGTATCGATGCCATGTTAGTCAATCAAGGTGAAGTCCGCAACCGAGGTTTTGAGGCGCAAATCAATTGGAACCAACAGGTAAATAAAGATTGGTCGTACTTCGTTTCCGGAAACTTCTCTTATCTAAAGAACTGGGTTTCTGATATTGGGGTAAAGAACGCAGACGGAACCCCGGGCGTTTGGACAGGTATCACCAAAAATGATGCATATTTCGATGGTAGTTATCGTAACCTTCCATATATGTATCAAACAGCCGAAGGAGAACCGCTGGCCTCTTTCTATCTGATCAAGACTGACGGCATTTTTCAAAGCGACGCAGAGGCAGCCGCTTATGTAAACAAAGACGGAAAACGAATCCAACCGGACGCTGTAGCCGGCGATTTGAAATTCGTCGATGCCAATGGTGATGGAGTCATCAATGATGAAGACCGTCAATACTGCGGTAGCGCTACACCTAAAACTACATTCTCATTCTCCGGAGGATTCACTTGGAAGAAGCTTTCCGTAAGCGCTATGTTCCAAGGCGTAGGTGGAGCACAAGCTTTATATGTAGGTAAATATATGGCCTTAAGCGATGTAGAAGGAAACTTCAACCGCTCAAAAGAGATCATGAACGCTTGGAGTCCGTCGAATACAGGGTCGAATATTCCACGCTTATCGAAAAACGACCCGAATAGCAACTTTAGCACACCGTCTGATTGGTATCTGGAGAATGCTTCTTACTTACGTTTGAAGAACTTCACCGTATCCTATGACTTGAGTGATGTTATCAGGAAATGCGCTCACCTGCAAGAACGCAACAGCATGATGTCGGTTTACCTTAGCGGTGAGAACCTCTTCACGATCACGAACTACTCAGGAATGGACCCGGAAACCGGCGGTTGGGATGCCTTGAAGTATCCGGTTTCACGCGTATTCTCTGTCGGAGTCAAATTGACATACTAA
- the uxaC gene encoding glucuronate isomerase, giving the protein MKNFLDQDFLLQTDTARELYHEHAAKMPIIDYHCHLDPRQIAENHQFEDLTEIWLGGDHYKWRAMRANGIPEEYITGDKPSYEKFLKWAETMPYTMRNPLYHWTHLELSRIFGIHKVLNPASAEEIYATCTDKLRTPEYRAQAIMKRMNVEVVCTTDDPIDSLEFHQKIRSSGCHIRVYPAWRPDKVLAIDNFKALNDYLSKLEAAADKTILTYKHLLEALQKRHDFFAAQGCRLSDHGLDTFYAEPYTEQEIEVIFLKARMGKSLTEQEVRKYRSALLYELAAMDARSGWVQQFHIGANRNNNKRMFKLLGPDTGFDAIDDQPVAVSMNRFFSHLDQEGLLAKTIVYNLNPRDTELMVANAYNFNDGSVPGKMQYGAAWWFLDQIKGMEDQLNALSSLGLLSRFVGMLTDSRSFLSYPRHEYFRRILCNMLGNEIEKGLLPASELSFIGQMVEDISYNNAKRYFDF; this is encoded by the coding sequence ATGAAAAACTTTTTAGATCAAGATTTCTTGCTCCAAACCGACACGGCCCGTGAGTTATATCACGAGCATGCGGCGAAGATGCCCATCATTGATTACCATTGCCACCTAGATCCCCGGCAAATAGCGGAGAATCATCAATTCGAGGATCTTACGGAGATATGGCTTGGCGGAGACCATTACAAATGGCGGGCGATGAGAGCAAATGGTATCCCCGAGGAATACATCACCGGAGATAAGCCCTCTTACGAGAAATTCCTTAAATGGGCAGAGACGATGCCTTACACGATGCGAAACCCGCTTTATCATTGGACACATCTGGAACTTAGCCGTATATTTGGAATCCATAAAGTCTTGAATCCGGCTTCCGCCGAGGAAATCTACGCAACTTGTACGGATAAACTGCGTACCCCCGAATATCGTGCGCAAGCCATCATGAAACGGATGAACGTAGAGGTTGTTTGTACGACCGACGATCCTATAGACTCATTGGAATTCCATCAAAAAATACGTTCAAGCGGATGCCACATCCGTGTATATCCGGCATGGCGACCGGACAAGGTACTCGCTATCGATAATTTCAAGGCGCTAAATGACTATTTGTCCAAGCTGGAGGCCGCCGCCGATAAGACCATCCTCACCTACAAGCATTTATTGGAGGCATTACAAAAGCGGCATGATTTCTTCGCCGCTCAAGGGTGCCGGTTATCGGACCACGGGTTGGATACTTTCTATGCCGAACCTTATACCGAGCAGGAGATTGAGGTGATTTTCCTCAAGGCTCGTATGGGTAAATCGCTCACGGAGCAGGAAGTTCGCAAATACCGTTCGGCATTGCTATACGAATTGGCGGCAATGGATGCCCGGAGTGGATGGGTACAGCAATTCCATATCGGCGCAAATCGGAATAATAACAAACGGATGTTCAAGTTATTAGGGCCAGACACGGGTTTCGACGCTATCGATGATCAGCCGGTAGCTGTTTCCATGAACCGCTTTTTCAGCCATTTAGATCAAGAAGGGCTGTTAGCGAAAACGATCGTTTACAACCTGAATCCCCGCGACACCGAGTTGATGGTAGCCAATGCCTACAATTTCAACGACGGCAGTGTACCCGGGAAGATGCAATATGGAGCGGCTTGGTGGTTCCTCGATCAGATCAAAGGCATGGAAGATCAGTTAAACGCACTTTCCAGCCTCGGTCTTTTAAGCCGTTTCGTCGGTATGCTGACAGATTCCCGCAGCTTCCTGTCATATCCCCGCCATGAGTATTTCCGCCGGATCCTTTGTAATATGCTAGGCAATGAGATAGAGAAAGGCTTATTGCCCGCCTCCGAGCTTTCCTTCATTGGACAGATGGTGGAGGACATCAGTTACAACAACGCTAAACGATACTTTGATTTCTGA
- a CDS encoding bifunctional 4-hydroxy-2-oxoglutarate aldolase/2-dehydro-3-deoxy-phosphogluconate aldolase: MAQFNKIQTLQAIIQTGMVPVYYNKEVEIAKQVVKACYEGGVRAFEFTNRGDFAHEVFGELVKYAAKECPELVLGVGSIVDPATAALFIQLGANFVVGPLFNPEIAKICNRRLIPYTPGCGSVSEIGFAQEVGCDLCKIFPAGNVGGPSFVKNIKAPMPWTLIMATGAVEPTEENLSAWFKAGVTCVGMGSKLFPKEAIAGNDWQSITDLCRNALSIIQKYRQV, encoded by the coding sequence ATGGCTCAATTCAATAAAATACAAACATTACAGGCTATCATCCAAACCGGAATGGTGCCCGTTTATTATAATAAAGAGGTAGAGATCGCAAAACAAGTTGTAAAAGCCTGTTACGAGGGAGGCGTCAGAGCCTTCGAGTTTACTAACCGGGGAGATTTCGCCCACGAGGTATTTGGCGAGCTGGTAAAATACGCCGCCAAGGAATGCCCGGAATTAGTATTGGGCGTAGGTTCTATCGTAGACCCGGCCACAGCCGCCTTATTCATACAGCTAGGCGCAAACTTCGTAGTCGGCCCGTTGTTCAACCCGGAGATAGCGAAGATATGTAACCGTCGCCTCATCCCTTATACGCCCGGCTGCGGTTCCGTATCCGAGATCGGCTTTGCCCAAGAAGTTGGTTGCGACCTTTGCAAGATATTCCCCGCCGGAAATGTAGGAGGTCCCTCATTTGTCAAGAACATAAAGGCACCCATGCCATGGACCCTAATCATGGCTACCGGTGCCGTGGAGCCGACAGAGGAGAATCTATCCGCTTGGTTCAAGGCCGGCGTGACCTGCGTAGGAATGGGATCCAAACTCTTCCCCAAAGAAGCGATAGCGGGAAACGATTGGCAATCCATTACCGATTTATGCCGCAACGCCTTATCTATCATTCAAAAGTATCGCCAAGTATGA
- a CDS encoding sugar kinase, translated as MSKKVITFGEIMLRLATPDYLRFCQANQFNATFGGGEANVAASLANYGIETEFVTRLPQNDIARACVMELRKQGIGTSKIIYGGERLGIYFLETGAVARASKVVYDRAHSSIAEIRPGMIDWNEVFKDASWFHWTGITPAISEGAANVCLEAIQAANRLGITVSCDLNYRKNLWKYGKTAHEVMPELVAGCDIILGNEEDAEKVFGIKPEGFDAAATEGEVHAASFQSVCTQLMAHFPRARKVIITLRGSINANHNTWGGVLYADNRLYKSRRYDITHIVDRVGGGDSFMGGLIYGLLSYPGDDQKALDFAVAASCLKHTIYGDFNQVTVEEVEKLMSGDTSGRVSR; from the coding sequence ATGAGTAAGAAAGTCATAACTTTCGGAGAGATCATGCTTAGGCTGGCTACTCCGGACTATTTACGCTTTTGCCAAGCCAATCAGTTCAACGCTACTTTTGGCGGAGGGGAAGCGAATGTCGCCGCCTCACTCGCCAACTATGGCATAGAGACTGAGTTTGTAACCCGTTTACCCCAAAATGACATCGCCCGTGCCTGCGTTATGGAATTACGCAAACAGGGTATCGGAACTTCCAAGATCATTTACGGAGGGGAACGGTTAGGCATTTATTTTCTGGAGACCGGAGCGGTCGCTCGTGCCAGCAAGGTGGTATATGACCGGGCTCATTCTTCCATCGCCGAGATCCGACCGGGGATGATCGATTGGAACGAGGTATTCAAGGATGCCTCTTGGTTTCACTGGACAGGTATCACGCCAGCCATATCCGAAGGTGCCGCCAACGTATGCTTGGAAGCGATACAGGCGGCAAACCGATTGGGCATCACGGTATCCTGCGACCTCAACTACCGGAAAAATCTCTGGAAATACGGTAAGACAGCCCATGAGGTCATGCCGGAACTAGTAGCCGGATGCGATATCATCCTAGGAAACGAGGAAGATGCCGAGAAAGTCTTCGGTATCAAGCCCGAAGGTTTTGACGCCGCCGCCACGGAAGGCGAGGTACACGCCGCCTCTTTCCAGTCGGTATGTACCCAATTAATGGCTCACTTCCCACGTGCCCGGAAAGTTATCATCACGCTAAGAGGCTCCATCAATGCCAATCATAACACATGGGGCGGAGTGCTATACGCCGACAACCGGTTGTACAAATCCCGCCGGTATGACATCACCCATATCGTAGATCGTGTAGGTGGAGGCGATTCTTTTATGGGAGGCCTTATTTACGGTTTGCTCTCCTACCCCGGTGACGACCAGAAAGCCTTGGACTTCGCGGTAGCGGCTTCTTGCCTAAAGCACACAATTTACGGAGACTTCAACCAAGTAACCGTAGAGGAAGTAGAAAAACTCATGTCCGGCGACACCTCCGGCCGTGTCTCCCGCTAA